The DNA window TCTTTGACCCCCGACCCCCGACGCTTTGCTCGATCCTCATTAGCCCTCCTGTTATCTTTTCAGCTCCCTCTGCACGGCGGTGTCACTAGCTCAGCTTTCACGTCAAGGCCTCGACCAAGGTTCACTTACTTACCCCTCACCAGGAAAGCATCGCGACAATCATCCAAGAAGCTTTCCGTCTTTGAAACATCCATGATGAAATACCCAGAGCCATATACCGGAATTAGAATAAGTATCGGCAATACGTGCCGTGAGTTTCGGAACCGGTCTTGGTAACTCAGGGTCTGAAGTGACGTAGGCTGGACCCCTGCAAAGTGGGAGATGACGAAAGAGGGGGCATGCAGATGTTGGCACTTTGGTGAGATCTAATGGATCTGCCGGTTTTATTTCTCCATTCTGTAAAAGAGACTTGAACAAAGTTGGAAATGGTTCGTTATTATTAGCTGCGGGTTGAGGTATAAGAAGGACGGGATGTCGCTGCTAGATTGAGTTCTTTATCACACTAAACTACTTCACTTACATCTACAACCCAAATCAACTCACTCAACTCACAATGGATTTCATCAAGAACGCTGTGTCCGGTGGCTCTAAGTCTGGTGATGCCTCCAAGACTGGTGATGCCTCCAAGAACCAGGAGGACTACGTCGATAAGGGTAAATACCCCTCACATACCTCACTGGCCTTGACAGATCACTGACTGACATTCATAGGTGTTGATttcctcaacaagaagggcgGCTTCAACATCTCCCGCGACAACCAGGAGAAGGCCACCGACTTTGCCCGCAGCCAGTACGAGAAGCAGACTGGGTAAGTGGCGTTTATCATTCGTTGTGGCTTGAACTGTGGCTGACAGTACTCCAGCAACAAGGTCGACCCCAAGTACTCTAACTAGAAAGAGGGATAATGTTTAATGATGGAAGCTCAAATAGCGAGCATGAATAAATATGACATAATTACTTCAATTTCATGGGTCTAGAGTGACATCAAGGTTGACGTGAATCACTGCCACGGGGCATCGTAGATCAAACTCCTGCGAATCATCAATCCATAAAATAAACGAATGTGAAGGATTGTTTCACTTCGATACGAATTGCTTACTCGCTTAGGAATTTAGTtcccttctccaactcaaaCTCTTGTTTCAACCTGCGATCTAACGATCAAAAGCAAATTTACTGTCTCAGGCTGAAGCAAAAGTGTAAATCACCTCGTATCTTTGCATCCATGACGAGGCTTTGCTGTGAATTCGAGTATCGCTGTCATTGAATTCTAGACTCGAATGCATAAAGCGCTGGCAGGTTGTCCCAAGCAACGAGCCAAGCTTCAATTCGACCACATGGGTGAGTCCCGCTATTTCCCCTCCAACCGCCGCTAAACAACCAGCTCAGGGGGGACGATACAGACTATGATTGGCTGAACAAATACACCATGAACGGTGCCCTGAAGCGATAGACTTTAGCGCAGTCAGGTTTTCTCTTTAGTGAGAGCTTATGGCGGGCGATGCCTAGAAAGACAAAACATTCAGCATCCCCATTCAATACCCGACAATCTCCATCCACATTCGCAACTGCATCAATCAAAATCCACCAGCACAGCACACCACAGCTGCCTCGCATAGCGGTCGCCGCAATGCATCATGGCCAACGATGAGCGACAAAACAGCCAGAGCCCAAAGGCTCAGGCTCCCAGCCCAAGCCCGAGTCCAAGCGGCACCAGAGACGGGTCGCGTCCACAGACGGCCCATCGCGTCTCACACATCGGCAGCGATGATCTGGACCACACCGAGGCCACTGAGACATCAGAGATGACTGACGATACAGCCGCCGACACGTCGCAAGCCCAGCCAACAAACCCAACCACGGCGACATCTCCACACGACATTGCGATAACCGTTGATGATACGCACGCAAAATCTCAGGCCCGGGCAATTCCTCAGACCACCAGGAATCCCCCCACAAGCCACGAAGACTCGATGCTGCATTTGCCTGGTCACTCTGCCCCTGAAACCAGCTACTTTGACCCTATTTCCGTCGATGTCACACGGGGACATGACGATTCCTTGACTGAGGAGGACGTTAGACGCCACCTGGGAGACGTGGAGTCTAGCTTTTTGCCCGCCTTGTCGCCCATTCCAACTGCATCCACGAACCTGGAGGGCGGCGTCGACGACACGTACCAATTCGACTCCCCGACAAAAAAGCCTGCGCCTGCTCCCCAGCCTCTGCAGcgacatcaagaagaagaagaggatcacGATGTAACTGTCGCGAGCACGAATACTTCCGGCTTTGAGAACTTTTCGTCACCGACTGCAGCTGCAACACGAAGAACTATTTCGCGCGCTGTTAGCATGGCGAGTCAGCCTGACAATCGTAACACAAGCTACGACGAGAGCGAAAAGGACGACACGGAACAGGAGAGCTCACAGGTATCTAGCGCTGGCGATAACGAGGCCCCTTTATCGAGAACCCATTCTTTGTCCGAAAAAGTCGATGCGGGCAGCACCCCTGGTCAATCCCTTCGAAGCCGACGACCAAAATATCTGCGCAGTCGCTTTGGTAGCCAGcgatcatcaacatcctcattTGCTACGAACCCCGAGTCTCACGAAGGCAGCGACATGACCATTGGTCTTGGTACCGATTACGCTTTACAGTCTGGCGGTGCAGTCCCCGCTATTGGAATGCTACGAAATCCCAGCAACCCGATGCTACGATCCATCAGCATAGGGAGCATGGGTAGTGTTGGATCAGCATTCGGCGCTGAGGATTACACTGATACTTCGTTACCGCAACTCGAACCGCTTCATGAAGTCGATAGTCCCGAACGGCAGCGACAAGATTTGCTAGAGACACCGAAGCCCTCTAAGGAAGGGTTCACTACAGCGCCTACAGATACGGTCATCGCGCGGCATGTTAGAAACGTCCAGGTACCCGAATCTTTGGCCAAGGAGTACAAGTACAAGGGTGGACTCGAAACACCCCGGAAACAATCCTCAATCGCCATGGGTTCCGTCAATACTGCCCGATCGGGCAAGAACTTGACGCTCAAAGAACAGAGCAGTACAATTGAGAGGCTGTCAAAGGAAAACTtcgatctcaagctcaaagttATGTTCTTGAGCGATCGCCTTGACAAGCTGTCAGAAGAGGGTATCAAGGAAATGATCTCGGAGAATGTTGACCTTAAGACTGGTCTTGCGGTACTCCAACGTGACAACAAGGTTTTGCGGAGGCGGGTCAAAGAATTGGAGAAGCAAGTCCGAGATGAGGGAGAGCGTCCGAGCACAGCGCACAGTGGTGCATCATCGACAGATCAAACGGCCCGAATGGGAGatgaagagcgagaagaagagctcatCTTTTTGCGGGAGCGGGTTGAGGAGTATGCCACTGAGATTGAGCGTTTACGGTCCGAAAGTTTGACCAAGGAGAATGAGCGACGAAAGTTCGCGGATATCGTCAGATCTCTTGGTGAGCGAAATAGCGGAAACATggagcgagaagaagaggcagatgtGTGGAAGGATCTTCTGGAGCAAGAAACTGCGCGCAGAGAACAAGCCGATGACGAGAATAAGAGACTACGGGAGGAGGTGTTCAAGCTAAAGCAGGACATGTCTAGCCTGACTAGCGGGGGAGGCTTACACCACACGACAAACATTTACAACATCACAAAGAAACATCGCGACGGCAATGTATCACCAGGTCGACCTGTCTCTGGCCTTTCAGGCGATATGGAGAGCTCAAACGGCAATTTCAGTGCTGCGACCACACTCGTTGATGAGCTACGTCGCGAGAGTGAGCAGCTGCGTCATGAGAATGCCGAATTGAGACGCGAGGTCGGTGCGCAGACATCCATGCTGACTTCGAGGAACCGCGAAAAGGAGCGCCTCTACCAGGAGattgaggatctcaagatggCTCAGCGACGAGGTCGGCCTGCCCCTTCAACAATTGACAGTCTCCTCGAGCGATCGGCTTCACAGGTTGGTGGTATGGAGAGACCCCAATCGCGGGGTAGCATGAAGACACGGACGCAAATTGAGGAGGAAGCCGACCGTGAAGAGCTGGAGAACAAGATGAACGAGATGCGCGACAAACTCAGTGAGGTCAAGCTGCAGAATCAAGAGTTGCAGCGCGAGCTTGAGATTTGCATGGAGGATTTCGAGGCTGCTATTGGCGACAAGCGACaggctgaagaagcagcGATGACTCTGCAGGAGGACCTCAACAATGCGATGAACGACCTTGTTGCTTTACAATCCGAACGCGACGAAGCACTCCGTGAGCAGAACGAGATGGAGAGCGAATTTGAAGCGCTGCGGAAGGAGGCCCAAGAGGAGATTGATGCGTTGGAGTCAGAGGCCGATCAACAAGCTGAAGAGATGCAACGAGTACAAGCAGATCTACAGGACCGCTCAGAAAACTTTGACGCCTTGCAGGAAGAGATGCGCAAGATGAGCGAAGCCTTGATACGACTTGAAGACGACCAGGAGAACAAATTGCGACGCATCCAACAGCTCGAGCAGGAATTGGACTCGTCGAacaaggagcttgaagaactgGAGCAGAAGCTCATGGAGGCTAACGACAAGAACCAGCGACTTTCAGTACAGCAAGAGTCGTCACAGGGAGAGATCGCATTCCTtcgagaagagcaagagacCGACAAGATACGCATCGGCGACCTCGAAGCTGCAATGGCGAATGCCGAACAGAGCATCCGCGAAGAAAAGGAACGAGTCAAGGAATTGGAGAACCGTCTCCAACAAGAGCGACACCAGCGAGAGATTGTGGCGGaccaggagaaggaggaggttCAGCAGTTTGTCAATGAGCTTAACCGGGAAGCGTCAGCGGCCAAGGATGAGGCTCGTCGTCTGCGTAAGAACTTGACGTCAAGAGAGGTTGAGGCGACAGAGTGGAAGGAGAGGTTGATGGAGCTTGAGAATAATCTTCGTGAAGCTCTCGGTGACCTCAACGGTACCCGCTCTTCGCTGCTCAAGGTGAGTTGTCTCGTCTCGTATTTGTGGGGGATTTACGCTAACGGTCTAAGTCAATCGCCAAGTTACAGCGGGAGCTTGAGAATACGATCCGCGATCTGGATGCCAGCAAGGCGGCGCTTGTGGAGAAGGATCGTATCATCAAGATGCGCGATTCGCTACTTGAGTCGCATGCCCTCGAGAGTCGCAAACTTGCTGAGTTACTCGACAAAGAGCGCATTGCCCACCGCAACACAAAATCGCAGTACGACACGTTCCAGAAGTCGCATCAGCACCTTACTCGTACTGCAAGCAGTCAAGATGTCCGCATCGCTGAGCTCGAGACCAATAAGAGCCAAGATCGCAGGAGGATCGCACAGCTTGAGCAGTCGATGCGCGATCAACTACAAGAGCGCAATGAGCTACTGCTACAGCTTTGGCACAAGCTCAGTAAATTGTGCGGAAGAGAATGGGTCCATGGCAACTCCCTCATCGACCGCCAAGTCCTCCCATCAATCGAAGTCATCGCCAACCGCCTTCCCAGCTTCACCAAGAACCTGATGGCCGCCGTCAAAGCCATCGAGAACATGATTGGCTCCTTCGAAGTGCGCATCAAATCCGTCGAGCGCGACCTCCACAGGGAGTATCAAACGCTCGAGTCCAACCTCGAAGTGCGCACCAAGAAACTGGACCGTCTCGAAACCATGGTTAGAAACTCGGTCGCTTCAGGATCCCTCAGCCACGACGCAAGGTACTCCCGCCTGGAAGAAGCATATCGCCAGCTCAAAGTCGAAAACGCCACGCTCCGCACCGCAAACGACGTGCGCGCCCGAGCATCATACTCTAGCACCGAATTAGTTCCTCACTCACCATCACCCTCCGTCCCCCGCGGACCCAATGACCAACGCACAAGCCGTTCTAAATCTCGCTCAACCATTGCGCGCGCACACACCACCACCGCACTGCCAGGCTCGTCAGCAGGGGGGTTGGGGCTCCGCGACATGGCTGCTCTGAGCGAGGAGAATAACGGCGCTGCGAACGATAACAGGTGGTTGTTTAGACTGCGCGACATGGAGTATAAGCTCAAGATGGAGCGGGAGGGCCGGAACCAGGATAGACATGCTGCGAGGCAGAGGCTGGGAGggctggagatggagaatcGTGATTTgaaggagaggatgaagagggcTCTGGGGGACCTGGATTGAACAAAAAGCGTGGAGTTGATGGGTGCAAGGGCGGTTAATTATTAGCATAGATGGGAGCTAGGTGTTGATTGTGTATAACTGGACTGCATTGCTTGTATAAACCAAGTACGAGTATTcttttgttggtgttggggaATATATTTGGGTATTATGATTATTTTGATGTTGGCAATGCTgaagtggtgatggtgattgTATTTACTGGGAGAGTGGGGTGTGCTGGTAGTGGGGgacaagaaaacagcgaaccttattgtagggtgtcaaaataaactcatcaaaaggtaccctaaacttagcaaagagtctcctaagtttaggctagatttacctaagtatttctatcgcttagggtcaaggtcctgtgttttcttccCACCCCCTGGTGGGGTTGGCGCTGTGAAGTACGGGGAAGACACTGaagagaggcaagaaagctGAGGATCTCTTATCTAAGTGATGAAGATTTTGGTAAACTTGAAGTAATTATATCTCGTTGAGTCGAGACCAGTTTACTTGGCAGCTATTTAATGTCAGAGGTTTGAGGGCAGTAAGTGAGTGACGTGCTGTTTGGGTCTTGAAGTTAGGGACGCGATATAAGCAATAGGAATACTTATGTAGATTGAAGCCAGCTCGAGAGAGTTTGGGGTACTTTACTTGGGTCTCTAAACAGTGGTATTGTCTCAGTCACTGGTACCTTATGCTTTTTTTGCTGAAGACAGTTGAATGTCGTGGTCAAGAAAGACCTTCTGAGGTTAACCCCACACTGAACAAGGTTCTTATTCCCCGAAGCTGGGGAAGAATTTCTTGCTTTTCGAGGTATGATGCGGAATGTCCGAATGGAGTAGGACCGCGTTCTCCTCAGTTCGATATAAGATCCAACACCATTATCTTGTCACCATTCTGTATCATCCTCTATCTTATcaccatctcctcatcacccTCATCGTATCTTGCACAATATTCCCATCAATTTCTGGTATCTTTTGGCACCGTCAAAATGCTGCGCGCATCGCTCGCCAAGCCCTCGCCCCCTGTCCTCCGCCGCTGCATGACATCGCTAGCCTCCAAAAAAGAAGGCGACATCTCGGATGCATTTACTTCGATGTCCGGGGTCAAGCGCGAGCCTTTAGCCGATCGATATCGTCAGCTGAAACTTACGCTCCTGCAAGGCCGTGAAGATAAGATTGTTCAGTCGTGGAACAAGCTACTACGTGAGTTGAGGCGGGAGAATGAGATTGTGGCCAAGAAGGGGCCGGGTGTTGTACCACAGATTGAgttcaaggatcttgagagGAGTAGTGATGCGCTGAGGGAGGAGGTTAAGAAGAGAGGCGTTGTTGTGGTGAGGGGTGTTGTTCCGGAGGGTGAGGCGAGGGCGTATAAGGCTGAGGTGGAAGAGTATGTTGCTAGGAACCCATCTACACGAGGTATCTACCCCTACACTCCGCTTGTCAATTGACTTCGACTAACAAATACAGCATTTCCGCCTCACGATCCTCAAGTCTACGAATTGTACTGGTCGCCACCCCAACTAAAAGCCCGCTCACACCCCAACTTCCTCGCCGTGCAACACAACCTCATGTCCCTCTGGCACACCACCACCCCAACCTCAATCTCACTCTCCCAGCCATTCAGCTACGCCGACCGTCTTCGCATCCGCCAACCCGGCGACGCCAGCTTCGCTCTCGGTCCCCACATCGACGGCGGAAGCGTCGAGCGCTGGGAGCCAGAAGGTTACGGTGCTGGACACGTCTTCGATTCCATCCTCCAGGGAAACTGGGAGTCCTACGATCCGTGGGACGCGAGCGGGCGTGTCGACGCTGTGAACAATCGGTACAATGGACTAGGTGCTTGCTCGATGTTTAGAATGTGGCAGGGGTGGATGAGCATGAGCCATACTAAGCCTGGGGAGGGGACGCTGTTGGTGAATCCGCTGGTGAAGCTTT is part of the Fusarium fujikuroi IMI 58289 draft genome, chromosome FFUJ_chr07 genome and encodes:
- a CDS encoding probable apsB protein, with amino-acid sequence MANDERQNSQSPKAQAPSPSPSPSGTRDGSRPQTAHRVSHIGSDDLDHTEATETSEMTDDTAADTSQAQPTNPTTATSPHDIAITVDDTHAKSQARAIPQTTRNPPTSHEDSMLHLPGHSAPETSYFDPISVDVTRGHDDSLTEEDVRRHLGDVESSFLPALSPIPTASTNLEGGVDDTYQFDSPTKKPAPAPQPLQRHQEEEEDHDVTVASTNTSGFENFSSPTAAATRRTISRAVSMASQPDNRNTSYDESEKDDTEQESSQVSSAGDNEAPLSRTHSLSEKVDAGSTPGQSLRSRRPKYLRSRFGSQRSSTSSFATNPESHEGSDMTIGLGTDYALQSGGAVPAIGMLRNPSNPMLRSISIGSMGSVGSAFGAEDYTDTSLPQLEPLHEVDSPERQRQDLLETPKPSKEGFTTAPTDTVIARHVRNVQVPESLAKEYKYKGGLETPRKQSSIAMGSVNTARSGKNLTLKEQSSTIERLSKENFDLKLKVMFLSDRLDKLSEEGIKEMISENVDLKTGLAVLQRDNKVLRRRVKELEKQVRDEGERPSTAHSGASSTDQTARMGDEEREEELIFLRERVEEYATEIERLRSESLTKENERRKFADIVRSLGERNSGNMEREEEADVWKDLLEQETARREQADDENKRLREEVFKLKQDMSSLTSGGGLHHTTNIYNITKKHRDGNVSPGRPVSGLSGDMESSNGNFSAATTLVDELRRESEQLRHENAELRREVGAQTSMLTSRNREKERLYQEIEDLKMAQRRGRPAPSTIDSLLERSASQVGGMERPQSRGSMKTRTQIEEEADREELENKMNEMRDKLSEVKLQNQELQRELEICMEDFEAAIGDKRQAEEAAMTLQEDLNNAMNDLVALQSERDEALREQNEMESEFEALRKEAQEEIDALESEADQQAEEMQRVQADLQDRSENFDALQEEMRKMSEALIRLEDDQENKLRRIQQLEQELDSSNKELEELEQKLMEANDKNQRLSVQQESSQGEIAFLREEQETDKIRIGDLEAAMANAEQSIREEKERVKELENRLQQERHQREIVADQEKEEVQQFVNELNREASAAKDEARRLRKNLTSREVEATEWKERLMELENNLREALGDLNGTRSSLLKSIAKLQRELENTIRDLDASKAALVEKDRIIKMRDSLLESHALESRKLAELLDKERIAHRNTKSQYDTFQKSHQHLTRTASSQDVRIAELETNKSQDRRRIAQLEQSMRDQLQERNELLLQLWHKLSKLCGREWVHGNSLIDRQVLPSIEVIANRLPSFTKNLMAAVKAIENMIGSFEVRIKSVERDLHREYQTLESNLEVRTKKLDRLETMVRNSVASGSLSHDARYSRLEEAYRQLKVENATLRTANDVRARASYSSTELVPHSPSPSVPRGPNDQRTSRSKSRSTIARAHTTTALPGSSAGGLGLRDMAALSEENNGAANDNRWLFRLRDMEYKLKMEREGRNQDRHAARQRLGGLEMENRDLKERMKRALGDLD